CCGTGCGCAAAATGTGTGTggggaaattttttttgggggggggttacaGATACACTTCCACCGAGTTTAGTACTGGGCTGGCggggtaaatgcatttcgccgtgtttagtactgggttggcaggttaaatgcatttcgctgtTTAGTAATGGTTTCGGggaaactgagtttttttttttttttagtttattactgGGCTGGCAGGGTAAATGCATTTCCTATGTTTAACAGTAGGTTCGGGGATATAATCACCTGTGTGTTTCAGCACTGGTTGGTACCTGTGTTAAACTGGGAAGTGCAACCAGCGTTGAAACTGTACAAGAATAAACTTagtgtatttgtgtttttttctggttAACTTATAGTTTGGGAGGAAAAAGTGTTTTGCGTAGGGATAACAGATTAGCAAGTTATTGCACTTGGTGGACGAaatatgaaccgttcaaaacaTACTACCTGCGCCATGTCATGTGCAAGGATGTATGTGAACCCCGGAAATAGGACAGCCCCACCCAAAGAGGGGGGGCCTGTTAGCAACTTTGAGTGGCAATGTTTGGGGGGTTTTCCTCAATGGGGGGATAACAGCACAACATGATTGGTCAGAAGTATTTGGGGGGCAGTTAGCCCCCAAACTCTGAGTTTCCTCAGTAAGGGAGTGAGGGATGAACCAATGGCTCCCCAATAAATGTTCGGGAGTACGGTAGTAATGGGAGTGGTTGCCTTTGTGTCAGCTgatttaatgttcttgtttgttctctgtttatttagcgGTTCCTCATGTCTGGGGTGccgtaaaaagtaaattttggtcGGTTTCTCATGCCTCGTCGTCCACCCCACCCACAACCccactttccctaggggtcccctaaattgtaggataGAAACGAGTGGGTGAGCCGTTACATAGCCAAATAACACTCTCCtggggtataccccacccataaccctgtATTAACCTTGTTGGTTGAGGGGAGCAGATCACCTGTCCCATAACCCCTCTTTCCCattgggtcccctagcttgttggatgaactttaggtgttaattacaggttaattacatttgtccAACAAAAActaaaggtaaatccataattagaaACCCAAaacctgtagaaaaagttaagttagaaagCCATCACCgccacggagctactacttagttctaccaaccaatattactttaaattcttgttcagctggtaaagttctatagaaaaatgtcaactgccatagcctagctcactgcggacagctggcttagatctacccaaATAACAGTTGGcggacaacaaacaaactcactgccagtatcagaagccctaaaagtgtagaaaaaaccagtttccaaggtaaaaacaggcacggagctagtaCCACACTTGGGTATGGCCCtggcgccctaggttaggtttggtGCAGTTggttatcattattcatttacagtgccctaggttaggttaaagtGAGGGTCTAAGCCTAGATAAGGACCTGGAATCCTCTTTAGGTTAAATGGGAGCCTAGAGCCAAGTAAGGATGCAGCCCTTTGTTAGGTTAGGTGTGAGGTCTAGGGTTTGCTAAGGAACCAGCATCCTCCATTACGATTGGTAGGGGGGGGGGAGCACCTGCAGTTATGAAAGGAACTGGCCCCCTACATCAGGTTAGGTTAAACTGAGCTTTGtatcttattaattttgttttcctccaCCCACAAACCCTTTTTCCTACTGTAGCCCCCAACAGCAGGATATAAAGGTGGGGCCCACTAACTCTATAACTCGTTTGTTAGTAAATAATGCTAACAAATGAAATGTCATAAATGTTCAAAGCAAACATTAAACCATTAAATTATCTTTTCAAGTCCATGTGATGatggtttaaaataaaactatattcttCGGGAGGAATTAACTATATACAAAATTTGCCGTAACACTCATTGTCATTTCGGACTCATGAAAATACCTAGCCTAAACTGCACTTCACAAAGTGCTTTTACCTCGTAGGCCTGTAAAGCTTAATGGACGGGAATTTATTCTGACAAATTGATCTAAGGTTATTAGCACTTCCTAATAAGTACATAAAATCTTAACCAGCTTTAGGAAATAACAGTACAAAGTCAACAGAATAGTTACCTGATATTGGACGAAATGCTTGTACTATTACGACCTTAGGCAGACGTGGTAACATTAAATACAAGGACCCCCAAGCTAACCCTAATTCCTGTATGACAGGACAAGTAAAACCTCCCCTGTAACAGATGCGCTGTCCAGTTTGCCACTGTTTGCCACGCCACTAAGAGCGTTTTCCCCTACACCAGAGGTGATTTTCTCATACTTTCCCCTACACAATAAATGTAGTAATAGGATAAACGAAAATTAAGTATCACGTTTTAGTTTCaattcatattgaaaataaacattccaaattttcggtaaaaaaaaatgaacgcagttaaagaaaacattttttgaaaatttaatgcatttatagtaattacaaaatgtataaattatctTATTAGAAAAACACTGATCCGTCACCAAGAATTAGTTACAGAACTTTGTTtactttaaagaagaaaaatgagattttacaagaaaaattataaacatatttgGTTTATGATGCGTGTAAGCAGATTTTTAGATTGTTTTACTGCAAAATTCATGAATGCAACAACAGTAGGCTATTACCTCTAATCAATGAGAAAGGAGATAGGGACTAAAGTATcctatgaaaatacatttctaagAGAAACGTTAACGCATTTATAGTAAACGTAAATAAATGCAGGGTTATTCTGTTACAAAAAAgcattgatgtaaaaaaaaaatcctcctatCACGGAGAATTCAATCAGTTTCactgtttgtatatttttcatacctTGACTTTGCAGGGcaattaaaagaaagattttttctaACTATCATTGCCACAATTCCTTATCGTATATTTTGCAATGAGCCTTTCCTTTGTGCTTTCCACTACATACCTATCCTAAAGTCCAGCTCTCCTCTTCCCATTCCTTCCTACTTTGGGCACTGTAACCTTTTTCAGTTACTTTAGGATAATTACAAAAATCCCAGAACAATGTCTATGTGATTAATAATGAAGCTCCTCTCACAATCCTTATCGGAAACTTGCTAGACTGAAGCTAAGTTGAGATTCAAAATCACAAGTCTGAACCTAAAACACGATGTCCCTTagtttttaatactataattgtttTGCTGGGCTGTTTAATATTGTTCACCGATTCtacttataatattttaatattttattttgttgttatctaGATTATTgaagcaaaaatatatttataagggAAATAAGTGAAATTCCCATACATCCCCCCTACACAAAGGTCATTTCCCCCGTAGGTTTCCGCCTACACTATACGGACACCAGATTTCCCCTGCCGTAGGGGAATTCCCTTACGCGTGGCAACACTGGGCGATCTTCCCTAAGTTGATGACTACACACAGGTGTTGTGGTAcagtaaaggtaaataaaaaaatgactgcaGAGTACGGTTGATAACTCACTGTATGAACGTCTGGAAATAACAAAtgcttattttaatgtttctccTCTGGAACATCAATCATGTTCAATGACAAATTTACGCGAATTTAAGAAAAAGCGAACTAGCAGTTTATAAAACGGGCGCTCTTCAGTAATTATACAAgtgtacatatatccatatacaatTTATTCTTGTGCTCTAGGTTTTAGATATATTAACAATTAACTACTTCATACCTGGCAATTGGCTCCACATCATACAATCTGTGAACAAAAGATGCGGGAGAATTCTACCTGAAAAGAAGACAATTTTCTTTCCCACTTTTCCTAACTATAGATGTATTTAAAAGTTATAACAAGAGACAGATGTCAGTATTCGTGATGCtatacaaaatgcaaataacAGCACGAAATGGGCTACGGTTTGCCTACCCGTATCCGTAAAAaggtaagtctttttttttttttcattacagagTACTTCATTGGGCCTTGCAATTCAGTGGCAACAATTCTTGAATAGTGAAAGATTATGCAAGGCTCAGATAGTGtcgtattttttattaacattgttgCATCTGTTGACACTTTCAGCTGAACGAGCTTGATTATAAGCAATAGCTTAAGAATTCCAGAGGCCAACAGTATATCTTAAGCCTGAGGGAAACGTACCACCAGTTGGCGCCGTATTTGCAGCAACCATGTATTTCCTTGTACCTCATAATAAACTGTATATTGACAAACACCGTCGctctttaaatatgaataaataaaaaaaaaaacataaagttcaCAAATACAGTTCTTTtataaggaagtttttttttttttttttttgccaaccaGTTCAATTTCTTGCAAATTTGTCATTTATACTTCTTTGTAGTATACTACCGTGAACTCTTAACTTACAAGACCAATAAGGTTTTTGATGACTAGAAGGGaacttttgcataaagttttctcgtggctttatgagagagaaaagttaagcatatcttagtttaaccagatcactgagctgattaacagctctcctagggctggcccgaaggattagatttgttttacgtggctaagaaccaactggttacctagcaacgggacctacagctcattgtgggatccgaaccgcattatgacgagtaatgaatttctgttaccagaaataaattcctctaattcttcattagccggtaggagagtcgaacgctgggccaacagcatgctaggcgacagctctacccaccactccaacgcagagagagagagagagagagagagagagagattcccagaAGAATCTTAGTAAGAATGTTAGTACGTTTTACCTTCATTCATAATTTACATTATCTGCATTCCCGCTACAGTGTAGTTACTCTGTCGGATATAatttgtactgagagagagagagagagagagagagagagagagagagagagagagagagagagagagagagtgtgttaaaattatttacatgCGAACTTTACATCTGGTCCACTTCCATATACTGTGATACGCTCACAACCACGCGCACATAAACACCCGCGCACAGACAGCAGATGTTTAACGTGAGTTGTCGAAGTTTCTTTCAAGAAGTCTTTGAAGCTGATTATCGAAGGAAGTTATAAAGTTTCAAGGGGACAACCAGTCATCCTCCAGATAAACCGATCTCGAGTTTATATAATTTCCAGCGTCAACAAAGAAGATAAGGTCTTAAATTAAGTATACATCCACTAGTGACGGGAGTGTTTTGCGACGGTAGAAATGGTTGGAGGTATTATTTACAATCAACAGACGAGTTCGTCGAGACCTGATAAAAGTAGGAGAGACACACGATAATATTTacttatgaaatatatgaatttcacATGTAACATTTAATGTAGATGAAGGAAAtcatacattttgaaaaatataatatattacagcCACTATCAATTTGAGGTGGCCGTGGATCATATTTGGGATAATGTGAAATAGACtgctaaaggaaaaatgaaaaaaattgagtCGAGCTTAGGAAcctgaaaattttcatgatatcCCCTATCAACTAATCTTAGCTTAAGCGTTCAGAATCGGCTATGATGAAATCAGCACTGCTACTTAAAGAAAGTAATAAATCTTCAGTTTATCCATCTGCTAAAAGGAAAACTTTATgccgaaaacaaaaaaaaatattaaagttttatcattttataggaagaggaaggaaggtgACCTCAGGCTTTCTTACAACTACATTCATAATTGTGGACATCgaaattaaagtttcatgagaaAAATAGCTATGATTAATTTTTATGTTCCAAGTTTGGGCATAAACATGGAGTCTAATAAAGAAATTCTaggccagtatatatatatatatatatatatatatatatatatatatatatatatatatacacatatatatacatatacattatatatacatatatatgtatatatatatatgttatacacacacatatatatacatatacattacatatacacacatatatatatatatatatatatatatatatatatatatatatatatatatatatatgtatatatgtatgtatgcataatgttTCATCATTAAAACCCATTTCCTGACAGGGAACTAGACCCACAAGGTAAAGCACTTCAGCAGTCACTAACACATTCATACTTTATCTACTAAATCGTGGATAAAACCCATGTGCAGAAAGCTTCTGCCTCATTATCTGCTTTATACACCTAAGCACAAAATCCGGAGTCCATAGTTGATAAAAACAGCATTCCTGTCCTGTGCCGTAAAGAATTAGGGTTCCAAAAAAGTTCGAGAGTTGCAAAAAACgtttggaaaaatttttatcaaattttgctgctcTCGAGTCTCTCAATATCCCATTTTTATCATGCAAAGGGAAACGGTGGATCCGTTTCTTACTCATTGAAGACCAGTTACTGATGTGACATCATTTACCAGGatatttttaactttcttatttcattttttgaccaGTCGTTGGAAACCAACTCCATCATAATGTCAGcgcttaaatacacacacacatttatatatataacacatatatacagtatatatatatatatatatatatatatatatatatatatatatatatatatatatatatatatatatatatatatatatatatatatatatatatatatatatatatatatatatatatatatatatatatatatatatatatatatatatatactgtatgtgtgcgtatgtgtatgcgtgtgtataaaaatatgttttatatatatatatatatatatatatatatatatatatatatatatatatatatatatatatatatatatatatagagagatagatatagagagagagagagagagagagagagagagagagagagagagagagagagagagagagagagagagaacaactctGCTCTCGACTGTGACCCAACAAAATTGGAAtggaatttttttcccattttattctcGAAACGACTTGACGAAATTGTTTGGGCGAAATTCTCAGAATAAActgcctgggagagagagagagagagagaaaaaaaacaattccctctaatgtgtatgtgtgatattCTTCCCCTGACGGGACGCGGTGGGTACGTTTCGCTTAAGTAATATCAGAGCAATTTAAGAAGTCTTCCGCGAAGCGAGAAGCAGAagtggaagaaaggaaaatgaagttgtGATATCTCTTCGTTGTCTTGACGTGTCTTATCTCGTCGtggattactttttttctttttactctgtcCTATTTAGGAGTTGCGAACAATACGAAACAATGTGCATATGGAAGGGACATTTAAGAATGAGCTAATACTTATAAAGTAGAAATATTTTGGCCAGTTTACATTAAACTCAGAGATAATCCTTATAAAGTGAAAGTATGTTGGTCAATTTGCACTTGAAACTGAgttaatacttataaatttaaaatatattaaccaGATTATACTGAAACATGAGCTAATACTTATAAAATAGAAATGTATTGTCGAATTTATACTTTAAAGTGAGCTAATAAATATAAAGTGATAATATATTGATCGATTTACACTAAAACCTGAGCTAATACttataaattagaaatattttggtcagtttACATTAAACTCAGAGCTAATCCTTATAAAGTGAAAGTATGTTGGTCAATTGGCACTTGAAACTGAgttaatacttataaatttaaaatatattaaccaGATTATACTGAAACATGAGCTAATACTTATAAAATAGAAATGTATTGTCCAATTTATACTTAAAAGTGAGCTAATAAATATAAAGTGATAATATATTGATCGATTTACACTAAAACCTGAGCTAATacttataaagtgaaaatatacattAGCCACTTTATGCTAAGAGCTAAAAGCCTACttataaaatgaaatcatattcGCCAATTTAAAACCTGTTTAAATTAGGGACGCACAGATTACTTCCTTTAACTGAAGAATCTGAGTTGACGAGACTTACAGATAAAAAGATATGTAAGTATTGttactgaaataacaaaaataagtatttctAAACATTTTCAACGTCAAAGGTCACTAGTGTCGACATTACTCCTGTCACTAATAAAGTCCAGCAAGAACTGAGtagcaaaatatcaaattaatattcTTGTACGAAAGCATTTTATCGATAATAAATCTGCATTCTAATGAGCTTTCTTATTTAAGATTTACACCTTGTGTCTGTTGTCaactgttttgtaataaaaaaatatagtccacacacagatacatacatgcatacacatacatactgtatatatatatatatatatatatatatatatatatatatatatatatatatatatatatatatatatatatatatatatatatatatatatatatatatatatatatgtgtgtgtgtgtgtgtgtgtgtgtgtgtgtgtgtgtgtgtgtgtgtgtgtgtgtgtgtaagcgtgcgAAGATTGGCTTCAGGGTCTTCAGATAGTCCCTGAGGACTGTTTTAAAATTCCtctcttctgatatatatatatatatatatatatatatatatatatatatatatatatatatatatatatatatatatatatatatatatatatatatatatatatatatatatatatatatatatatatatatatatatatatatatatatatactatatgattaGAAAGAGGGGTGAAGAATTATTGCAATTGTTACCACACACTGGACATGACCAACTCTCCAGGCAATCAGCAAGAATTCCTGAAGACTGAAGGAGCTCCCGTGGACCCCAAAATGGCTCAGGAATCCAGACACATCAATTATTGTGTCCGGGGATCAGTAAGAATTCCCGAAGACAGGATCGGCTCCAGCGAAGCCAAGAATGACTCCAGAATCCCATTAGAATCTAGACATGTTACGGGTGCCCGTTTTGAAAACTAATGATAAGCAAAGCGAGTTGATCTGTACCAAACAAAGATGTTTCTAAGTTTGCTATCATTTGTGCTTGAACAGTGCTTTGGCTCGGGTCTAAATTCCCCGCGAGAATTTGTTTTATATCAGCCTTGTTGTGCTATTCACTGAAGTATTTATACTTCGTGGATTTTGCATTGGTTTGGTTCAATTCTTTACTGATTTCATGGCTTTGGACAGTACTGACTGTCCGAAGGATTCTAGAGTTCGAGAGGACGAAGTCGAAAATTCTGATTGCGAAGACGACCATTCATATAGCGAAGAGGACCACAGTTCAGATACTGAAGAAGACGATGGTTCAGATAGTGAAGACCATAGTTCTGACAGAGAAGACGACTATAGTTCAGAAAGTGAAGAAATAGTGCCTTTACATGCCAGTCGAAAGGTCGAGAACttaattaaggaaaatgaaaacgtttCAAGACTCGAGAAAGAGAGTTTACAGAAGGATCTGATGATAACTGAATTGAAAAAGATGGTAGAAGGCCTTACCGAAGGAAGACTAAAGACGGAACAAAACATAAGAGACTTGGAATGCCTCAGTCAAGAAAAGGACAGACAAATCTATTCACTGTCCGAAGAGACGCGAAAACTTAGAAACGAAATAATGGAAAAGGCGAAAGATACAGAAATGCAaataaaggagaaggaggagaaagaccagacgctaattattttggaaaacaccGTCGTAGTTCTGGAGATGGAGAAGGAAACTTTGCACCGAAATCTACAGCAAAGGGAAGACAGCAAGACGGAAATGCAAGTCGAAATAAGCAAGCTAAATAAGGAATTGAAAACAATTCGAGAAGAAAATGTAAGAAAGCAGAATCGCATTGAAAGTCTGCAGAAGGAAAACCAGCATAAGACCTTGATGATCAGCGGCTTAGAAGACAAGTTACAAGTCCTTACTACTGAGAGACAGGAGGCCCATGCAAATTTGGAACAGCTCGACCGATGTGAAAAAGAAATTGCTGGCAAAAAGGAAGAGCTAGAAAAGCTCAGAGAACAAAACTTGCAGAGGGACAAAGAGATCCTCCGATTGGAAGATGAGTGCTCCCAGAAACAAAAGGAGATCATCGTTTTGTTAAAAGAATCTAAAACTGTTGTAGCAGAAAAATCGAAGGCAAACGGAAAGGTGAATGAAATGGCCAGGAGGATAGTTCAACTTGAATTCGAACTGGCAGAGGCAAAGGAAGAATTAGAGACGATGGAATTTGAAAAGATGGAGGCAACCTTGGAACTCGAAAGGCTCCAAGAAAGACCTTGGCCAAGGACACGAAGATCAGATCCTTGGAAACGAAAGTTAAAATTcttaaaggagaaaaggaagtGTCTGCAAAGAGAGAAGAATATGATTAAAATGGTGCCACAAGAACGACCTACAACAGAAAGGAAAGCTGAAAAGGAGAAGGCTTTAAATACAACTCGATGTCTGAGGAAGCCCAAGATCAACTGCAAGGTCCTCTACCAGCAAATGGACAACATCGAGGAAGGACTTCGCCAAATCATGGCATTGCAACGTCCTTCAACTGGCACCAAGACACACTCAAAAGACCCAGCTAAAACTCCATCAGACAAGAAGCCCCTAAGTAGAAAGGAAGTACACCAGAAAATGAGGCTGGAATCTGCAGCCAGACTGCGAACACTGGAGCAAGAGTCTGAAAAGGTTCGGAAACTCTACAAGATAAACGCAGTCACGTGAATGATGCCTAAAGAAGATTCTGCTTTTTTGATGGAAACTGGTGGTTCActtgcagaagaaaaagaagccagGACATCTCTGATGTTGGGAACAGGAATGAGCTGAGCTTTGTGATGGAAAACAATCCTGGATATAGCTGTGGAAGCATCTCTGCGCGATGGAGAGACTACAGCGGCTGGTAGGACTGGCGGCAAGTGCCCGAAGATGGATTGTTGTGCATCCCCTCACCTGCCACGTGATACCCTCGGGaatggggtatcaatgcccaatcacatatgcgcggaaggcaaccactggcgcggcgtaaaaacccgtaagtttcatgcctacttCATATGTGAACTGGGCTATGCATTGCATATcggatcccattcttgcatatactacagaggcaacctctggcgcggcgtaaaaacccgtaagtttcatgcctttcatatatgcaaaaatgggttatgcaatgcataagggattaaattcttgcatatactctagtggcaacctctggcgcggcgtaaaaacccgtaagtttaatgccttttatatatgcaaaatgtttGATCCCATTGTGGCATTAGGGGCAATAAGCCACCGAAGGGCACCGTCAGAAGTCGCTGCATTTTGGACATCGTGCGATTTGGAGATTGGAAGCTTCCTGCCCATAGCAAATGATGATTGGATTGTGGAACTTCATCAAGGAACCAGACGTTTCCAACAGCGAGCAGAATGATCTGGAGGCGTTGCAAGATGTAAGGTCATAAGACTGAGGATCTCATCTAatcttggctagctgatggagctgagaatggggaagggtccacccctggtaaaaataaaccccattcGATGACGCTCTGCTAGCAatgatgccccagggtgagatcactTGTGGTCGTCAAAGgcccatatatatacagagtatatatatatatatatatatatatatatatatatatatatatatatatatatatatatatatatatatatatatatatatatatatatatatatatatatatatatatatatatatatatatgtgtgtgtgtgtgtgtgtatgcataaccagaatcacgaaaatatgtaagtattgttactgaaataacaaaaataagtatttctaaaaattttcaacGTCCAAGGTCACTAGTGTCGACAGTACTCCTGTCACTAATAAAGTCCAGCAAGAACTGAGgagcaaaatatcaaattaacaTTCTTGTACGAAAGCATTTTATCGATAATAAATCTGCATTCTAATGAGCTTTCTTATTTAAGACCTACACCTTGTGTCTGTTGTCAACtgttttgtgataaaaaatatagtccacacacagatacatacatgcatacacatacatactgtatatatatatatatatatatatatatattatatatatatatatatatatatatatatatatatatatatatatatatatatatatatatatatatgtgtgtgtgtgtgtgtgtgtgtgtgtgtgtgtgcgtatgaagaTTGGCTTCAGGGTCTTCAGATAGTCCCTGAGGACTGCTTTAAAAATTCCtctcttctgatatatatatatatatatatatatatatatatatatatatatatatatatatatatatatatatatatatattatatatatatatatatatatatatattatatgattagaAAGAGGGGTGAAGAATTATTGCAATTGTTACCACACACTGGACATGACCATACTGAAGCAGCTCCCGTGGACCCCAAAATGGCTCAGAAATCCAGACACATCAATTATTGTGTCCGGGGATCAGCAAGAATTCCCGAAGACAGGATCAGCTCCAGCGAAGCCAGGAATGACTCCAGAATCCCATTAGAATCCAGACACGTTACGGGTGGCCGCTTTGAAAACTAATGATAAGCAAAGCGAATTGATCTGTACCAAACAAAGATGTTTCTCAGTTTGCTATCATTTGTGCTTGAACAGTGCTTTGGCTCCGGGTCTAAATTCCCCCGCGAGAATATGTTTTATATCAGCCTTGTTGTGCTATTCACTGAAGTATTTATACTTTCGTGGAGTTCGAGAGGACGAAGTCGAAAATTCTGATTgtgaagatgatatatatataaatatatatatatatatatatatatatatatatatatatatatatatatatatatatatatatatatatatatatatatatatatatatatatatatatatatatatatatatatatatatatatatatatatatgtgtgtgtgtgtgtgtgtgtgtgtgtgtgtatgcataaccgaatcacgaaaatatggaacgtgatttttatgtaaatataaaacccaagaaggaaagggaaacattggagtgctgcgaggcctttcgactgtctgtcgtcctttacttagcagactgaagaaatataaaagtaaatttacaaagaaaggtcatataaatgatagatggggattacagaggaaaaaatatgtacatggaatcctacacaactgaagaattactagaactgccaaaacagtgttaaatatttaaaaggttttccaaaggattaggatcaaccgttc
This genomic stretch from Macrobrachium rosenbergii isolate ZJJX-2024 chromosome 6, ASM4041242v1, whole genome shotgun sequence harbors:
- the LOC136839852 gene encoding trichohyalin-like; translation: MTNSPGNQQEFLKTEGAPVDPKMAQESRHINYCVRGSDSRVREDEVENSDCEDDHSYSEEDHSSDTEEDDGSDSEDHSSDREDDYSSESEEIVPLHASRKVENLIKENENVSRLEKESLQKDLMITELKKMVEGLTEGRLKTEQNIRDLECLSQEKDRQIYSLSEETRKLRNEIMEKAKDTEMQIKEKEEKDQTLIILENTVVVLEMEKETLHRNLQQREDSKTEMQVEISKLNKELKTIREENVRKQNRIESLQKENQHKTLMISGLEDKLQVLTTERQEAHANLEQLDRCEKEIAGKKEELEKLREQNLQRDKEILRLEDECSQKQKEIIVLLKESKTVVAEKSKANGKVNEMARRIVQLEFELAEAKEELETMEFEKMEATLELERLQERPWPRTRRSDPWKRKLKFLKEKRKCLQREKNMIKMVPQERPTTERKAEKEKALNTTRCLRKPKINCKVLYQQMDNIEEGLRQIMALQRPSTGTKTHSKDPAKTPSDKKPLSRKEVHQKMRLESAARLRTLEQESEKVRKLYKINAVT